In one window of Candidatus Kinetoplastibacterium blastocrithidii (ex Strigomonas culicis) DNA:
- the tsf gene encoding translation elongation factor Ts: MSNINASLVKELREKTDAPMMECKRALIESNGDIKKAEDLLRIKLGNKANKAASRVAAEGLIGLYISDNLKFGALIEVNCETDFVAKNKEFISFANKLAEIVANNNPSDLLGLSNLVFDENDTVDSTRKSMIGRIGENISIRRFARVVANGSLSGYSHNGRICVLVDHSGNDDVGKDVAMHIAAVRPRSIDASGVSIDEINSERSIAMEKAKKSGKPIDIIEKIVDGSVQKFLKEVTLMSQAFVKDEKKTVKQMLDEKSSSVNSFIFYVVGDGIEKKEVDFAAEVAAVSAM; the protein is encoded by the coding sequence ATGTCCAATATTAATGCTTCTCTTGTAAAAGAATTAAGAGAAAAGACTGATGCTCCTATGATGGAATGTAAAAGAGCACTTATTGAGTCTAATGGTGATATAAAAAAAGCTGAAGACCTCCTTAGAATTAAGCTTGGAAATAAAGCTAATAAAGCTGCTTCTCGTGTAGCAGCTGAGGGTTTAATAGGTTTATACATCTCAGATAATTTAAAGTTTGGTGCTTTAATTGAAGTGAACTGTGAGACTGATTTTGTTGCCAAAAACAAAGAGTTTATTTCTTTTGCAAACAAATTGGCAGAAATAGTAGCAAATAATAATCCGTCTGACTTGCTAGGCTTGAGTAATTTAGTTTTCGATGAGAATGATACTGTTGATAGTACTAGAAAGTCTATGATTGGTAGGATTGGTGAAAATATTTCTATTAGACGTTTTGCCAGAGTAGTTGCAAATGGATCTTTATCTGGATATAGTCACAATGGTCGAATATGTGTATTGGTAGATCACTCTGGTAATGATGATGTAGGTAAAGATGTTGCTATGCATATAGCTGCAGTAAGACCAAGATCTATAGATGCTTCTGGTGTCAGTATAGATGAAATCAATTCTGAGCGTTCAATTGCAATGGAAAAAGCAAAAAAATCTGGCAAGCCAATTGATATAATAGAGAAAATTGTTGATGGATCGGTACAGAAGTTTTTAAAAGAAGTTACATTGATGTCTCAAGCATTTGTCAAGGATGAAAAAAAGACTGTTAAACAAATGCTTGATGAGAAATCATCATCAGTTAATAGTTTTATATTTTATGTTGTTGGAGATGGTATAGAAAAAAAAGAGGTAGATTTTGCCGCCGAAGTTGCAGCAGTCAGTGCCATGTAG
- the pyrH gene encoding UMP kinase, whose amino-acid sequence MYSKPYKRVLLKLSGEALMGDDSFGINRSTILCITKEIVKVIELGIELAIVIGGGNIFRGLAPGAQGMDRATADYMGMMATIMNALALQDSLKCLGIDARVQSALNIDQVVEPYIRSKALRYLEEGKVVIFAAGTGNPFFTTDTAAALRGAEIGAEIVLKATKVDGIYSSDPKKDPTATRYMRICFDEVIVRRIEVMDATAFALCRDQKLPINVFSIYKSSALKRVVIGENEGTLVHL is encoded by the coding sequence ATGTACAGTAAACCATACAAAAGAGTTTTGTTAAAGCTTTCTGGTGAAGCGCTTATGGGTGATGATTCTTTTGGTATAAATAGATCAACCATTTTGTGTATCACTAAAGAAATAGTAAAGGTTATTGAATTAGGCATAGAATTAGCTATTGTGATAGGCGGTGGTAATATTTTTCGTGGCCTTGCTCCAGGAGCTCAGGGTATGGATCGTGCTACCGCTGATTATATGGGCATGATGGCTACTATTATGAATGCTCTTGCTTTACAGGATTCTCTTAAATGTCTTGGTATAGATGCTCGTGTGCAATCTGCTTTGAATATAGATCAGGTGGTAGAGCCTTACATAAGATCTAAGGCTCTACGGTATTTAGAAGAGGGCAAAGTAGTAATTTTTGCAGCCGGTACTGGCAATCCATTTTTTACTACTGATACAGCAGCTGCGTTACGTGGCGCAGAAATTGGGGCAGAAATTGTATTAAAGGCTACTAAAGTCGATGGTATATATAGTTCTGATCCAAAAAAAGATCCTACAGCTACTAGGTACATGCGCATATGTTTTGATGAGGTTATTGTGCGCAGAATTGAAGTTATGGATGCTACCGCTTTTGCGCTGTGTCGTGATCAAAAATTACCAATTAATGTATTCTCTATTTATAAATCTAGTGCACTAAAGCGTGTTGTAATAGGTGAAAATGAAGGAACATTAGTTCATCTTTAA
- the frr gene encoding ribosome recycling factor codes for MNMDICSSFESKMSKSVDVLVSNLAKIRTGRAHIGILDHISIDYYGSFTLINKIANINLLDARNIQVVPYEKRMINAIEKSIRESDLGLNPISFGDSIKVPMPPLTEERRKSLVKVVKSEGEDTKVAIRNIRREANDLLKKMVKDKDISEDEEKRLQDSIQKITDQKIILISQIISKKETEVMAI; via the coding sequence ATGAATATGGATATTTGTAGTTCTTTTGAAAGCAAAATGTCTAAATCTGTTGATGTGTTAGTATCTAATTTGGCAAAAATTCGCACGGGTCGTGCTCATATTGGCATTCTTGATCATATTTCTATTGATTATTATGGTTCTTTTACCTTAATAAATAAAATAGCAAACATTAATCTGTTGGATGCTAGGAATATACAGGTCGTTCCTTATGAAAAAAGAATGATTAATGCAATAGAGAAATCCATAAGAGAATCTGATTTAGGTCTTAATCCAATTTCATTTGGTGATAGTATTAAAGTTCCCATGCCTCCTCTAACTGAAGAGCGTCGTAAAAGTTTAGTCAAGGTTGTAAAATCTGAAGGCGAAGATACAAAAGTGGCTATACGTAATATTCGTCGTGAAGCTAATGATCTTTTAAAGAAAATGGTTAAAGATAAAGATATATCAGAGGATGAGGAGAAAAGGCTACAGGATTCTATACAAAAAATAACAGATCAGAAAATTATATTAATAAGCCAGATAATATCTAAAAAAGAGACTGAAGTCATGGCAATATAA
- the uppS gene encoding polyprenyl diphosphate synthase: MLSNKKLPRHVAIVMDGNGRWANKRFLPRSSGHFKGVSSVGQIIDKVTQLDIRYLTLFAFSSENWRRPADEIEYLMSLFIKTLENEVDRMIDKGINLRIVGDITVFGSYLQDLIKSVIYKTSHNNSLYLTIAANYGGRWDILQAIKKMLIKEPDVLNNIDLINEELLSSYLSMSWAPEPDLLIRTGGEKRLSNFLIWQLAYTELYFTDIYWPDFGSNELEEAFRWYCSRERRFGRTSAQLKKI; the protein is encoded by the coding sequence ATGTTGAGTAATAAAAAGCTTCCAAGGCATGTTGCTATTGTTATGGATGGTAATGGTCGATGGGCGAATAAAAGATTTCTACCAAGGTCTTCGGGTCATTTTAAAGGGGTAAGTTCTGTAGGTCAAATTATAGATAAAGTTACTCAGTTAGATATTCGTTATCTTACTCTGTTTGCGTTTAGTTCAGAAAATTGGCGTAGACCCGCAGATGAGATTGAATATCTAATGAGCTTATTTATAAAAACATTAGAAAATGAAGTCGATAGAATGATAGATAAGGGGATAAATTTACGTATAGTTGGTGATATTACTGTGTTTGGTAGCTACCTTCAGGATTTAATAAAGAGTGTCATTTATAAAACATCACATAACAACAGTCTATATCTTACCATAGCGGCAAATTATGGTGGAAGGTGGGATATATTACAGGCTATAAAAAAAATGTTAATAAAAGAGCCTGATGTTTTAAATAATATAGATCTTATAAATGAAGAACTGTTATCTAGTTATTTATCAATGTCTTGGGCCCCTGAGCCAGACTTGTTAATAAGAACTGGAGGTGAGAAGCGTCTTTCTAATTTCCTGATATGGCAATTAGCATATACAGAATTATATTTTACAGATATTTATTGGCCTGATTTTGGTTCTAATGAATTAGAAGAGGCATTTAGGTGGTATTGCTCTAGAGAACGTAGATTTGGAAGAACAAGTGCACAACTAAAAAAGATCTGA
- a CDS encoding phosphatidate cytidylyltransferase has product MLKHRFLTAIMLILVFSLSLISENDKNFMVFLSIVISLVLWEWLLMSVPVYVSKKKCTAVAIFLFMAMMLSLTFISINNIIKYKYIIYRVILIINIIWLFISFVSVFLARIFSNIERLLISIFSVILCSVVWFILIFYYISYNSWFIISLLIFICLIDTSGYFVGKYIGKKKLAYKISPNKTIAGAVSGICFSVIWFYISSFISDSFSSVLIYKWSLFLALLFSIILSFLAIFGDLFESLLKRNSGIKDSSNLLPGHGGVYDRFDGIISVIPTMFLLSEVSF; this is encoded by the coding sequence ATGCTGAAACATAGATTTTTAACTGCAATAATGCTGATACTAGTATTTTCTTTATCTTTAATCTCAGAAAACGATAAAAATTTCATGGTTTTCTTGTCTATTGTTATATCGTTAGTTTTATGGGAATGGCTACTTATGTCTGTTCCTGTTTATGTCTCAAAAAAAAAATGTACAGCAGTAGCAATTTTTCTATTTATGGCAATGATGCTGTCATTAACTTTTATAAGTATAAATAACATTATTAAATATAAATATATTATTTATAGAGTAATATTAATTATTAATATAATTTGGTTATTCATATCTTTTGTTTCTGTGTTTCTTGCTAGAATATTTTCCAATATAGAGCGCTTATTAATATCTATTTTCTCAGTTATTTTATGTTCTGTTGTTTGGTTTATTTTGATATTCTACTACATTAGCTACAACTCATGGTTTATAATATCTTTGTTAATTTTTATATGTTTAATAGATACATCTGGATATTTTGTAGGTAAATATATTGGTAAAAAAAAATTAGCATATAAGATCAGTCCAAATAAAACTATTGCTGGTGCTGTATCTGGGATTTGTTTTTCTGTTATATGGTTTTATATAAGCAGCTTCATTAGCGATAGTTTTTCCAGTGTATTGATATATAAATGGTCATTATTCTTGGCGTTATTATTTTCAATAATATTATCTTTTCTTGCTATATTTGGTGATTTATTTGAATCATTGTTAAAAAGAAATTCAGGTATTAAAGATTCAAGTAATCTCCTACCTGGACATGGTGGGGTTTATGATAGATTTGATGGAATAATTTCAGTTATTCCTACAATGTTTTTATTATCAGAGGTATCGTTTTGA
- the dxr gene encoding 1-deoxy-D-xylulose-5-phosphate reductoisomerase, producing MSALRRVFIFGSTGSIGKKTLEIIDAFHGEIEVFGLSAYSKIDDLVAQAIKYKVKVVVVPNVRAKEHFYEKWIDKNSIPKLLLGPESLVDMAYDTSYDTVIAAIVGIAGLASALAAAKSGKRILLANKEVLVVAGSLFMQYVADNNAEIIPIDSEHNAIFQCLCDNNIGIDFKKIENTIRRIVLTASGGPFRTHDLERLQAITPEQACLHPSWDMGRKISVDSSTMINKGFEVIETHWLFHIPIKKIEIIIHPQSIIHSMVEYIDGSILAQLSKPDMGIPISYALGFPNRTKNEVGFIDFIDLRKLEFYPPDFVKFPCLSLALEALKLGQAHCIVLNAANEVAVESFLNGTIKYINIPKIIENSIEWYEQKIPYLLNNLDDILHLDMISRSFAYKICHEE from the coding sequence TTGAGTGCGTTACGTCGCGTTTTTATTTTTGGGTCTACTGGATCAATTGGTAAAAAAACCCTTGAGATTATTGATGCATTTCACGGAGAGATTGAGGTTTTTGGTCTTAGTGCTTATAGCAAAATAGATGATTTAGTTGCTCAAGCTATTAAATATAAAGTCAAGGTTGTTGTCGTTCCTAATGTTAGAGCCAAGGAACATTTTTATGAAAAATGGATTGATAAGAATTCTATTCCAAAGCTGTTATTAGGCCCTGAATCTCTTGTAGACATGGCTTATGATACTAGCTATGACACAGTTATTGCTGCAATTGTAGGTATAGCTGGTTTAGCATCTGCTTTGGCAGCAGCTAAATCTGGGAAACGTATTTTATTAGCAAATAAAGAAGTTTTAGTGGTAGCAGGAAGCCTCTTTATGCAATATGTTGCTGATAATAATGCAGAAATAATTCCTATAGATAGTGAGCATAATGCTATTTTCCAATGTTTATGTGATAACAACATTGGAATTGATTTTAAAAAAATAGAAAATACTATTAGACGTATAGTATTAACTGCTTCCGGTGGCCCATTTCGTACGCATGACCTAGAAAGATTGCAAGCTATAACTCCAGAACAGGCATGTTTACATCCAAGTTGGGATATGGGTCGTAAAATATCTGTAGATTCATCAACCATGATAAATAAGGGGTTTGAGGTTATTGAGACACATTGGCTATTTCATATTCCAATAAAAAAAATTGAAATAATAATACATCCACAAAGTATAATACATTCTATGGTTGAATATATTGATGGATCAATATTAGCGCAATTAAGCAAACCTGATATGGGTATTCCTATATCTTATGCTTTAGGTTTTCCAAATAGAACAAAAAATGAAGTGGGTTTTATAGATTTTATAGATCTTAGAAAACTTGAGTTTTATCCTCCTGATTTTGTAAAATTTCCATGTTTATCCTTAGCTCTTGAAGCTTTAAAATTAGGACAAGCTCATTGTATCGTTCTAAATGCTGCTAATGAAGTAGCAGTAGAGTCTTTTCTTAATGGAACCATAAAATATATAAACATTCCAAAGATAATAGAAAATTCTATAGAGTGGTATGAACAAAAAATTCCTTATCTCTTAAACAATCTAGATGATATATTGCATTTAGATATGATTTCTCGTAGTTTTGCGTATAAGATCTGTCATGAAGAATGA
- the bamA gene encoding outer membrane protein assembly factor BamA, protein MSLSRVNILLIAFAALFIVPSVSYSSNLSNLHNICINGNNKVDKSVIVEKLPFKTGDKITEELLSRAISNLYDTGCFDDVSIKIENTTIFVSVREVPIIHSVNFYGSNQFSNDYMLNILNRFNFTQGSFFNQNSLNNVKKEIELSYHTKGMHCVEISIDKTITAEFIDIGFNIKEGPLTKIRNISIVGNKSFPEKSLSKLFKSNSTNLFSFYTKNDVFIKENLESDLEKLHIFYMDKGYANFKVREQKITFSCSKDIVDIVISIDEGSLYKINDVNLLCNSYEFYKKIIDLIDIKKGDVYSISSINNTILSIKEYLGNQGFAVADINFAIETKNKESENLIDIVFNIDVGDIIYVDKINITGNSYTLDKVIRRELRQFETSMYNYQKIKSSKEKLDRLGFFSKVSMGFNPSPDSSDLVDINIDVEEKKTGIFNVGFGYGSSDKAVFSAAISDDNLYGNGSDITLQLNHSKANSSAMISYTDPYFLDKKIRNTIVFDYRINNQNGRSDNYKIRSMRQGIDLGIPVSESSTLSFGFFLENNNIISFNKLSSVYNRFLDQYGCNTKSFNINLGLSDDTRNNVISPSTGSFKSVKLDFSFMDLKYLIVTANYQRYLLFADKYIVFINGLVDYGLSYGSKDYPSIKNLYAGGIGSVRGYRTSSVGPKDLYTGEYTGGSKRVIANAHFYIPIPDNYIDKMLRPFIFIDAGKVFNKSIKKYNDSVRCGWRCSTGLGVSWKSPVGIVQISYGLPLNRHIDDDIQNLQIQMGSVF, encoded by the coding sequence ATGTCTTTATCTAGAGTAAATATATTATTAATAGCTTTTGCTGCATTATTTATAGTTCCAAGTGTCTCTTATTCTTCCAATCTTTCAAACTTACATAATATATGCATCAATGGAAACAATAAAGTTGATAAATCTGTAATTGTTGAAAAATTACCTTTTAAAACAGGAGATAAGATAACGGAAGAATTATTATCGAGAGCCATAAGTAATTTATATGATACCGGTTGTTTTGATGATGTTTCTATTAAGATAGAAAATACTACTATTTTTGTTAGTGTTAGGGAAGTGCCTATCATACATTCAGTAAATTTTTATGGGTCTAATCAATTTAGTAATGATTATATGCTAAATATATTAAACAGATTTAATTTTACTCAAGGGTCTTTCTTTAATCAAAACTCTCTAAATAATGTTAAAAAAGAGATAGAGCTTAGTTATCATACTAAAGGCATGCACTGTGTGGAAATATCTATAGATAAAACAATTACTGCTGAATTTATTGATATAGGTTTTAATATTAAGGAAGGACCTTTAACTAAGATAAGAAATATTAGTATAGTAGGCAATAAAAGTTTTCCAGAAAAATCATTGTCAAAATTATTTAAGTCTAATTCTACGAACCTATTTTCTTTTTATACTAAGAATGATGTATTTATAAAAGAAAATCTAGAGTCGGATTTAGAGAAATTGCATATTTTTTATATGGATAAAGGTTATGCCAACTTTAAAGTACGTGAACAAAAGATTACTTTTTCTTGCTCTAAAGACATAGTTGATATAGTTATATCAATTGATGAGGGATCATTATATAAAATAAATGATGTGAATTTATTATGCAACTCATACGAATTTTATAAAAAAATTATTGATTTAATAGATATTAAAAAAGGTGATGTTTACTCTATATCTAGTATAAATAATACAATTCTTTCAATAAAAGAATATCTAGGAAATCAGGGATTTGCTGTTGCAGATATAAATTTCGCTATAGAAACGAAGAATAAAGAATCAGAAAATTTGATTGATATTGTTTTTAATATAGATGTCGGAGACATTATATATGTTGATAAAATAAATATCACCGGTAATTCTTATACCCTTGATAAGGTAATAAGAAGAGAATTACGTCAATTTGAGACATCCATGTATAATTATCAAAAAATTAAATCATCCAAGGAAAAGCTAGACCGATTAGGTTTTTTTAGTAAGGTTTCTATGGGATTTAATCCATCTCCTGATTCAAGTGATCTTGTTGATATAAATATAGATGTTGAAGAAAAGAAAACAGGTATTTTTAATGTTGGATTTGGCTATGGCTCGTCAGATAAAGCTGTCTTCTCTGCTGCTATAAGTGATGATAATTTATATGGAAATGGCTCTGATATAACCTTGCAGCTAAACCATAGCAAAGCAAATAGTTCAGCTATGATTTCATATACTGATCCATATTTCTTAGATAAAAAAATTAGGAATACTATAGTTTTTGATTATAGAATTAATAATCAGAATGGCAGAAGCGACAATTATAAAATAAGATCCATGCGGCAAGGAATAGATCTTGGTATTCCTGTTTCAGAATCAAGTACATTATCATTTGGTTTTTTTTTAGAAAATAATAATATTATTTCCTTTAATAAATTATCATCAGTATATAATAGATTCCTAGATCAATATGGTTGTAATACAAAATCATTTAACATAAATCTAGGATTATCAGATGACACTAGAAATAATGTTATTTCACCAAGCACAGGATCATTTAAATCTGTGAAGCTAGATTTTTCTTTTATGGATTTAAAATATCTTATTGTGACTGCTAATTACCAACGTTATTTATTGTTTGCTGATAAGTATATAGTGTTTATTAACGGATTAGTTGACTATGGATTAAGTTATGGAAGTAAAGATTACCCATCTATAAAAAACTTATATGCAGGTGGCATAGGTAGTGTTCGTGGTTATAGGACATCATCTGTAGGACCAAAGGATCTTTATACTGGGGAGTATACTGGTGGCTCTAAACGAGTTATAGCCAATGCTCACTTTTATATACCTATTCCTGATAATTATATAGATAAAATGTTAAGGCCTTTTATATTTATAGATGCTGGTAAGGTTTTCAATAAAAGCATTAAAAAATATAATGATTCTGTTAGATGTGGATGGCGCTGTTCTACTGGCCTAGGAGTTTCCTGGAAGTCTCCTGTTGGTATTGTGCAGATTTCTTATGGCTTGCCTTTAAATAGACATATTGATGATGATATACAGAACCTACAGATACAGATGGGATCTGTTTTTTAG
- a CDS encoding OmpH family outer membrane protein — protein sequence MFNFMIDKFICNFSDNLKRRFTITTLLFFVCIPIIPMNSFAEETNETNEIKEIKEIKIGFVNTDRILKESNPAKASQKKIEIEFKKRDEELQKLSLSLRSQIEKFDKESLVISENDKIHLQRNLNNLDVDLQRKRREFQEDFNRRRNEEFSSIISIVNDSIKNIAEQDNFDLILQDAIAVNPRIDITDQVIRALNK from the coding sequence ATGTTTAACTTTATGATTGATAAATTTATTTGTAATTTTTCTGATAATTTAAAGAGAAGATTTACTATTACTACTCTTTTATTTTTTGTTTGTATTCCTATTATTCCTATGAATTCTTTTGCTGAAGAAACAAATGAAACAAATGAAATAAAGGAAATAAAGGAAATAAAAATAGGTTTTGTAAATACCGATCGTATTTTAAAGGAGTCTAATCCAGCTAAGGCCTCACAAAAAAAAATTGAAATTGAATTTAAAAAGAGAGATGAAGAACTACAGAAACTAAGTCTAAGCTTACGTTCTCAGATTGAGAAATTTGATAAGGAATCTTTGGTTATATCAGAAAATGATAAGATACATCTCCAAAGAAATTTGAATAACTTGGATGTGGATCTTCAACGTAAACGTCGTGAATTTCAAGAAGATTTTAATAGGAGAAGGAATGAGGAGTTTTCTTCTATTATTTCTATAGTCAATGATAGTATTAAAAATATTGCTGAACAAGATAACTTTGATCTAATATTGCAGGATGCCATAGCTGTAAATCCTAGAATTGATATTACAGATCAAGTTATTAGAGCATTAAATAAATAA
- the lpxD gene encoding UDP-3-O-(3-hydroxymyristoyl)glucosamine N-acyltransferase has product MPTLLDKDQSIDLGRLLSLVDTSNIDLQLILADDSAFIMGISSLSKAIRGDITFLNDIRYIKYVSDTNASAIIVSDKIYSDLIMRNSMPDCSFIVCNNPYLLYARVTHWFNKQLSKNISQNIHSSAIVSTDSIIGHNVEIGPHSVIGPGVVIGRDAKIGSGCAIGKNSDIGDNCLIHSRVTLYPNTTIGSRSLIHSGVVLGADGFGYALDKSSSCFIWNKIYQFGRVEIGSDVEIGANTTIDRGALDNTVIGNGVKLDNQVMIGHNVIIGDGTAIAACVGIAGSTKIGKRCSIAGAAMVSGHITIVDDVHISGATAIISNIIKSGRYTGIYPYSTHSEWQHNAPIISKLSKIRKLIKSFFKK; this is encoded by the coding sequence ATGCCTACTTTATTAGATAAAGATCAATCTATAGATCTAGGTAGATTATTATCTTTAGTTGACACCTCTAATATAGATTTACAATTAATATTAGCAGATGATTCTGCATTTATAATGGGAATATCTAGTTTATCTAAAGCTATTAGAGGTGATATCACTTTTTTAAATGATATTAGGTATATAAAGTATGTAAGCGACACTAATGCTTCGGCAATTATTGTAAGCGATAAGATTTATTCAGATCTTATAATGAGAAATAGCATGCCTGATTGTAGTTTTATAGTATGTAATAATCCATATCTGTTATATGCTAGAGTAACTCATTGGTTTAATAAACAATTATCTAAAAACATATCACAAAATATTCATTCATCTGCTATAGTCTCAACAGATTCTATTATAGGGCATAACGTAGAGATAGGACCACACTCTGTAATTGGTCCTGGAGTTGTTATTGGCAGAGATGCTAAAATCGGATCTGGATGTGCAATAGGAAAGAATTCAGACATTGGTGATAATTGCCTAATACATTCGAGAGTTACATTATATCCAAACACTACAATTGGTTCTAGATCTCTTATTCATAGTGGGGTTGTATTAGGCGCTGATGGTTTCGGTTATGCTCTAGATAAATCTAGTAGTTGTTTTATTTGGAATAAAATTTATCAATTTGGGCGTGTTGAGATTGGTAGCGATGTTGAAATAGGAGCTAATACTACTATTGATAGAGGAGCTCTAGATAATACTGTTATTGGCAATGGTGTAAAATTAGACAATCAGGTTATGATAGGACATAACGTGATAATAGGGGATGGTACGGCGATAGCGGCTTGTGTTGGTATAGCAGGGTCAACTAAAATAGGGAAAAGGTGCAGTATAGCAGGCGCTGCTATGGTTTCTGGTCATATAACCATAGTAGACGATGTTCATATATCTGGGGCTACTGCAATTATATCAAATATTATAAAATCTGGTCGTTATACTGGTATTTATCCCTATTCTACTCATTCTGAATGGCAGCATAATGCTCCTATTATTTCAAAATTATCGAAAATAAGAAAGCTTATTAAGTCGTTTTTTAAGAAATAA
- the fabZ gene encoding 3-hydroxyacyl-ACP dehydratase FabZ encodes MELNIQDIMKRLPHRYPMLLVDRVVEMIPGKSIVAIKNVSMNEHFFSGHFPHFPVMPGVLIIEALAQSAALFSFADDGNLGTIGSNTAYYLVGIDETRFRRPVVPGDQLRLEVYAERLSRSICKYKARALVDSHIVAETKLMCAIREFEN; translated from the coding sequence ATGGAATTAAATATACAGGATATAATGAAAAGATTACCACATCGTTATCCTATGTTATTAGTCGATCGTGTGGTTGAAATGATTCCAGGCAAGTCCATAGTAGCGATTAAAAATGTGTCTATGAATGAACATTTCTTTAGTGGTCATTTCCCGCATTTTCCTGTTATGCCAGGAGTTTTGATCATAGAAGCATTGGCGCAATCAGCAGCTCTATTTTCTTTCGCAGATGATGGCAATCTTGGAACAATTGGTAGCAACACAGCGTATTATTTAGTTGGTATTGATGAAACTCGTTTTAGACGTCCGGTTGTGCCCGGCGATCAGTTGCGTTTAGAAGTATATGCTGAACGCTTGAGCCGTTCTATTTGCAAATACAAGGCACGTGCATTAGTAGATTCTCATATTGTAGCTGAGACTAAATTGATGTGCGCAATTCGTGAATTTGAAAATTAA
- the lpxA gene encoding acyl-ACP--UDP-N-acetylglucosamine O-acyltransferase, whose translation MNRNIHPTAIVDISASIDSSVVIGPYVVIGPKVCIDSGTVVGSHCVIDGDTTIGKNNQLYRFCSIGGVPQDKKYKLESTKLIIGNHNTIREFTTFNIGTVQDESKTIVGDGNWIMAYVHIAHDCCIGNNVTLANSVQLGGHVTIDDWAIIGGLTGIHQFSKIGAHVMVGSNSSLIQDVPPFVLCAGNPSRPFGVNIEGLKRRNFSDDVILEIKKAYKTIYRQGLSLIDAKSKLQLYCGNSIKSSLYLKIIIDFLDNSSRGIIR comes from the coding sequence ATGAATAGGAATATACATCCAACTGCTATTGTAGATATTTCAGCTAGCATTGATAGTTCCGTAGTGATAGGTCCGTATGTAGTAATAGGTCCTAAGGTTTGTATAGATTCAGGCACAGTAGTAGGGTCACATTGTGTTATTGATGGAGATACTACTATAGGAAAAAATAATCAATTATATCGTTTCTGTTCTATTGGAGGAGTTCCTCAAGACAAAAAATACAAACTAGAATCTACAAAATTGATTATAGGTAATCATAATACTATAAGAGAATTTACAACTTTTAATATTGGTACGGTTCAGGATGAGTCTAAAACTATCGTTGGTGATGGTAATTGGATAATGGCTTATGTTCATATTGCTCATGATTGTTGTATTGGGAATAACGTAACATTAGCAAATTCAGTCCAATTAGGTGGTCACGTAACTATAGATGATTGGGCTATAATAGGTGGGTTAACAGGCATTCATCAGTTCTCAAAAATAGGAGCTCATGTTATGGTTGGAAGTAATAGTTCTTTGATTCAGGATGTTCCTCCCTTCGTTTTATGTGCTGGAAACCCTTCTCGCCCTTTTGGAGTGAATATAGAAGGATTGAAACGTAGAAATTTTTCAGATGATGTAATACTAGAAATCAAAAAAGCCTATAAAACAATTTATCGTCAGGGATTGTCTTTAATTGATGCTAAATCTAAGTTGCAGTTATATTGTGGTAATTCTATAAAATCTTCTTTGTATCTAAAAATTATTATAGATTTTTTAGATAATTCGAGCAGGGGTATTATTAGGTAA